TCACCGCCTTCGTCGAGCGGCGCGAGGTCTCCGATGCCGGTGCCCTGGCCGGGAGCGACCTGGCGGCGGTCCGGCGGCTGCGTGACCGGCTGCGGGCGATCGTCGTCGCCGACGACGACGCCGAGGCGGTCCGGCTGGTCAACCACCTGGTGGCTGACGGGCGGACGACGCCGCGGCTCACCGACCACGACGGCTGGCCGCTGCACATGCACTACTACGCGCCAGGTGCTCGGGTGGCCGAGCACCTGGCGGCCGACTGCGGCATGGCGCTCGCGTTCGTCATCGCGGCTCACGAGCGGCAGCGGCTCGCCGTCTGCGCCGCCCCCGACTGCGACCGGGTGCTGGTCGACCTGTCGCGCAACCGGTCCAAGCGCTACTGCGACAGCCGCACCTGCGGCAACCGCCTGCACGTCGCGGCCTACCGGGCCCGCCAGAAGACCGGCTGACCGGCTGACCGGCCGGAATGATCACGTAAGCATGATCGATGCCACCGATGCACGGCGTATCCACCGTGCACGGGTCCCATTGACCACGTGAACGTGATCATTCCCCCAGGCGGGGGTCAGGACTGCCAGGACGGGGCGTGGGTGCCGTCGAGCATCGGGACCCGGATGCCGACCTCGCGGGCGGTCTGCTCGGCGATCTCGTAGCCCGCGTCGGCGTGGCGCAGGACGCCGGTGCCGGGGTCGTTGGTGAGGACCCGGGTGAGCTTCTCGTACGACGCGTCGGTGCCCTCGGCGACGACCACCACGCCGGCGTGGATCGACTTGCCGATGCCGACTCCCCCGCCGTGGTGCACGGACACCCAGGTGGCGCCGGACGCGGTGTTGAGCAGGGCGTTGAGGATCGGCCAGTCGGCGACCGCGTCGGTTCCGTCGCGCATCGCCTCGGTCTCACGCTCGGGTGAGGCGACCGACCCGGCGTCGAGATGATCGCGGCCGATGACGATCGGCGCCTCGACGGCACCGGACCGCACCAGGTCGTCGAACGCCTGCCCCGCGCGGTGCCGCTCGCCGTAGCCGACCCAGCAGATCCGCGACGGCAGGCCCTGGCCCTTGACCTTCTCGGCCGCGAAGCGGACCCAGCGCTGCAGCCCGTCGTCGTCGGGGAACGCCTTGAGCACCGCCTCGTCGGTCGCGGCCAGGTCGGCCGGTGACCCGCTCAGGCAGGCCCATCGGAACGGGCCGGCGCCACGGGCGAACAGCGGCCGGATGTAGGCCACCAC
The Actinomycetes bacterium DNA segment above includes these coding regions:
- a CDS encoding CGNR zinc finger domain-containing protein, yielding MDLGHDTQHALMTVVDLVNSRESGSRPDRMADLDDLTAFVERREVSDAGALAGSDLAAVRRLRDRLRAIVVADDDAEAVRLVNHLVADGRTTPRLTDHDGWPLHMHYYAPGARVAEHLAADCGMALAFVIAAHERQRLAVCAAPDCDRVLVDLSRNRSKRYCDSRTCGNRLHVAAYRARQKTG